The DNA region CCACCGAACGCGGCGGACTGTGCACGGTGAAGCTCACCGAGGTGGACGCACCGCTCGTCTCCTGACCCACCGGCGCCCCGGTCCGCCCTGCGAAAGGGGCGGACCGGGGCACGGCCCAACGGTCAGGCGCCGTGGGGGAGCGGCGCGGCGGGGCTGACCAGGCCGGCGGCGCGGAGGTCGGTCCAGAACGCGGCCGGGACGGTCTCGTTCAGGGCGGCGGTGTCCTCGGCGATCCGGCTGGGGCGGGTGGCGCCGGGGATGACGGCGGCCGCGACCGGGTGGGCGAGGGAGAACTGCAGGGCGGCGGCCTTGATGGAGACGCCGTGGCGCTCGGTGAGCGCCTTCAGCTTCCCGACCCGCTCGACGATCTCCGCCGGGGCCTGCTGGTACTCGAAGTGGGTGCCGCCGGCGAGGATGCCGGAGCTGTAGGGGCCGCCGACGACCATGTCGACGCCCTGCTCCTGGGCCATGGGCAGCAGGCGCTCCAGGGCGTGCTCGTGGTCGAGGAGGGTGTAGCGGCCGGCGAGCAGGAAGCCGTCGGGCTGCGGCTCGTCGAGGGCGAGGGTCAGCTCGATGGGCTCGGTCTTGTTGACGCCGAGGCCCCAGGCCTTGATGACGCCCTCGTCGCGCAGCCGGGACAGCACGCGGAAGGCACCGGTGCGGGCCTCCTCGAACTTGCTCAGCCACAGATCGCCGTGGAAGTCCTGGGCGATGTCGTGGACCCAGACGATGTCCAGGCGGTCGGTGCCGAGGCGCTTGAGGCTGTCCTCGATGGAGCGCTCGGTGGCCTCGGCGGTCCACTCGTGGACGATCTTGTTCGGGTTGCCGTGCTCGAACAGGCCGCCCTTCTCGCCGAGCTCGCGGGCGGCGGTCTCGTGCTCGTCGAGGATGACCCGGCCGACCTTGGTGGACAGGACGTAGGAGTCGCGCGGCTTGCCGGAGAGCACCTGGCCGAGCCGCTCCTCGGCCAGGCCCGCGCCGTAGAACGGGGCGGTGTCGTAGAAGCGGATTCCCTGGTCCCAGGCCGCCTCGACGGTGGCGAGGGCCTCGGCGTCGGGGATGGCGCGGAACATGTTGCCGAGCGGGGCGGTGCCGAAGCCGAGTCGGCCGGGGAGGATTTCGGTGAGCGACATGGTGATGACCTTCTCAGTTGTCTAGGGGTGAGGGGTGGGAGGAACGGGTGCCGTCGGCGCCGGAAAATGCGGCAGCACGTACTCGGCGAGCTCGTGCAGCAGCTCTTCCACCGGCCGGTCATTGGGCCGCAGATTGAAGGAGACGTGCGAGACGCCGAGCTCGGCCATCCGCCCCAGGTGCTCGATCAGGGCCTCCCGGCCGGTGCTCAGACCGAGGCGGATCGGCCGCGCCGGCGCGGCCGGGTCCCCCTGGAGACCGAGGACCATCGGCGTCAGATACGGCTTCCCGCCATTGGTGCCGACACCGGTCCCGCCGGCCGCTCCGCCGGTCAGCTCGCGCCACTCGCGCAGGCGCAGCCGCAGCGCGCCCAGGTCGCGCGGATAGTTGAGCGAGGCGTCGGCGTGCTCCGCGATCCAGGCGGGAGTCTGCTGCGCGCCGCCGGCGACGGCGATCGGGATCCCCGCCGGGGCGACGGGCCGGGGCAGCACCTCCAGCTGCCGGTGCGCGTCGAGGCCGAGGCCGGGCAGTTGCAGCGGGCCGGGGCGCCAGGCCGCCCGCAGCGTCTCGACGCCCTCGCGGAACGCGGTGCCGCGCCCGTCGAAGTCCCGCCCGAACAGCGGGTACTCCACCGGCCGGTCGCCGCTCGCGAGACCGAGCAGCATCCGCCCGCCGGACAGCACGTCGACCGTGGCCGCGGCCTTGGCGATGAGGAGGGGCTCGCGCAGCGGCAGCACGATCGCGCCGGTCGCGAGAACCACGTTCTCGGTCACGGCG from Streptomyces fradiae includes:
- a CDS encoding aldo/keto reductase, which codes for MSLTEILPGRLGFGTAPLGNMFRAIPDAEALATVEAAWDQGIRFYDTAPFYGAGLAEERLGQVLSGKPRDSYVLSTKVGRVILDEHETAARELGEKGGLFEHGNPNKIVHEWTAEATERSIEDSLKRLGTDRLDIVWVHDIAQDFHGDLWLSKFEEARTGAFRVLSRLRDEGVIKAWGLGVNKTEPIELTLALDEPQPDGFLLAGRYTLLDHEHALERLLPMAQEQGVDMVVGGPYSSGILAGGTHFEYQQAPAEIVERVGKLKALTERHGVSIKAAALQFSLAHPVAAAVIPGATRPSRIAEDTAALNETVPAAFWTDLRAAGLVSPAAPLPHGA
- a CDS encoding TIGR03571 family LLM class oxidoreductase; translation: MPTPHPSLARLAPAAGRLTLGLELPLDNDWGVERGRADRAAGRPFGVPDLTAQTRLARLADRLGFAALWLRDVPLYDPVAFGDAGSVFETFTHLGHLAAVTENVVLATGAIVLPLREPLLIAKAAATVDVLSGGRMLLGLASGDRPVEYPLFGRDFDGRGTAFREGVETLRAAWRPGPLQLPGLGLDAHRQLEVLPRPVAPAGIPIAVAGGAQQTPAWIAEHADASLNYPRDLGALRLRLREWRELTGGAAGGTGVGTNGGKPYLTPMVLGLQGDPAAPARPIRLGLSTGREALIEHLGRMAELGVSHVSFNLRPNDRPVEELLHELAEYVLPHFPAPTAPVPPTPHP